The Doryrhamphus excisus isolate RoL2022-K1 chromosome 1, RoL_Dexc_1.0, whole genome shotgun sequence genome includes a window with the following:
- the LOC131132830 gene encoding uncharacterized protein LOC131132830, whose amino-acid sequence MRSWLLLLLLAALSATILRLCSAEGEPLPASLVDLVRNSPISSVDDLKMLLQHEAGAIEGDDDGNILTNQTQRRHIRSIVEAEVAQQAACKVRTEVMEVTRSMLDRRNANFMLWPPCVEVQRCSGCCNTRLLQCVPTVTSSRYLQVIKIQYINRKAHYDKAIISVEDHVACRCQPSSSSSSLSVTRSPNPALIPPLPRAAHPVPPKPHSSKADLHRHDDLKRNQHLYDSEEQESVSRQWPPQGSYTQLVHWTQPRVHHSFVSWPSDARSEHGITGSPQPVGQGSGHDVSREEIGRDVRRQQGYNQDYNLRTQYRLNGPQSDSASPPGDPTQSPPTPSPSFFLISTNFKETVTSRPSVEATPTHARTLTEHHTESRREESGKLANDGEDKFFRLANGEGQITEEERTQKVLEVVQDELDRTTRLHPHPPQQRPKPVISTAGPPSSRHTPFRPASPRRRRKHRKRISKAAMRAMIM is encoded by the exons GGCGAGCCGCTCCCTGCGTCGCTGGTCGACCTGGTGAGAAACTCTCCTATCTCCTCTGTGGACGACCTGAAGATGCTGCTGCAGCATGAAGCTGGTGCAATAG aaggAGACGATGATGGCAATATTCTCACAAATCAAACCCAAAGACGACACATCAGAAGTATCG tggaggCTGAGGTAGCTCAGCAGGCGGCGTGCAAAGTTCGTACGGAGGTGATGGAAGTGACGAGGTCCATGTTGGACCGGCGCAACGCCAACTTCATGTTGTGGCCGCCTTGCGTGGAGGTGCAGCGATGTTCGGGTTGCTGCAACACCAGGCTGCTGCAGTGCGTTCCCACAGTCACCTCCAGCAGATACCTGCAG gtgatAAAGATCCAGTACATCAACAGGAAGGCCCATTACGACAAAGCCATCATCTCCGTGGAAGACCACGTGGCCTGCAGGTGCCAGCCTTCCTCATCGTCGTCTTCCCTTTCCGTCACGCGCTCACCCAACCCTGCCCTCATCCCGCCTCTCCCTCGGGCGGCTCACCCAGTCCCGCCCAAACCCCACAGCTCCAAAGCGGACCTCCATCGCCATGACGACTTAAAGCGTAACCAGCATCTTTACGACAGCGAAGAACAGGAGTCGGTGTCCAGGCAATGGCCACCGCAGGGGAGCTACACGCAACTTGTGCACTGGACGCAGCCCAGAGTGCACCACTCTTTTGTCAGCTGGCCGTCGGACGCCCGGTCGGAGCACGGCATCACAGGAAGCCCTCAGCCTGTGGGCCAGGGAAGCGGGCATGATGTCAGCAGGGAGGAAATCGGCAGGGATGTGCGTCGGCAGCAGGGCTACAATCAGGACTACAACCTGAGGACGCAATATCGACTCAATGGCCCCCAGTCGGACAGCGCCTCCCCGCCTGGCGACCCGACCCAATCCCCCCCAACCCCGAGCCCTTCCTTTTTCCTCATTTCCACCAATTTCAAAGAAACAGTCACCAGCCGACCAAGTGTGGAGGCCACGCCCACACATGCAAGGACTCTGACAGAACATCACACAGAAAGTAGGCGGGAGGAAAGTGGCAAGCTGGCCAATGATGGAGAGGACAAATTCTTTAGACTGGCCAATGGAGAAGGTCAAATTACAGAAGAAGAGAGGACTCAGAAGGTTCTGGAGGTGGTTCAAGATGAACTAGACCGGACAACACGTCTACACCCTCATCCTCCTCAGCAAAGACCAAAGCCAG TTATCTCCACAGCAGGCCCGCCCTCCAGCCGTCACACCCCCTTTAGACCCGCATCGCCCCGTCGCAGGAGGAAACATCGCAAGCGCATCAGCAAAGCAGCCATGAGAGCCATGATCATGTAG